From the genome of Impatiens glandulifera chromosome 9, dImpGla2.1, whole genome shotgun sequence, one region includes:
- the LOC124914692 gene encoding allene oxide cyclase, chloroplastic-like — translation MAAVSSTSAALRNISSAVKFSPSVTSSLTGKFLSFKPSYPFLLSQKLRLQPPTAAAAASRSFSVKNLSDPSDSPRPTKLQELYVYEINERDRGSPAYLRLSQKTVNSLGDLVPFTNKIYSGDLQKRLGITAGLCILIRHEPEKKGDRYEATYSFYFGDYGHIAVQGPYLTYEDSYLAVTGGSGIFEGVYGQVKLQQIIFPFKLFYTFYLKGIPDLPAELLGSPVEPSPAVEPSPAAKACEAGATIINFTN, via the exons ATGGCTGCTGTTTCTTCAACCTCCGCCGCCCTAAGAAACATATCTTCTGCGGTGAAGTTCTCACCCTCAGTCACATCTTCCCTCACCGGAAAATTCCTCTCCTTTAAACCCTCATACCCATTTCTCCTCTCCCAAAAACTTCGTCTTCAACCTcccaccgccgccgccgccgcctccaGATCCTTCTCTGTAAAGAATCTCTCCGATCCATCCGATTCTCCAAGACCCA CTAAACTTCAAGAACTGTATGTTTATGAAATCAACGAAAGAGACCGTGGAAGCCCTGCTTATCTCCGATTAAGCCAAAAAACTGTTAATTCTCTTGGAGATCTTGTCCCTTTCACCAACAAA ATCTATAGTGGGGATTTACAAAAGAGATTGGGAATAACAGCAGGACTCTGCATCCTGATCCGACACGAACCAGAGAAAAAAGGTGACCGTTATGAAGCCACCTACAGTTTCTACTTCGGTGATTACGGTCACATAGCCGTTCAGGGTCCTTACTTAACATATGAAGACAGTTATCTAGCGGTGACCGGTGGATCTGGTATCTTTGAGGGTGTTTATGGTCAAGTGAAGCTTCAGCAAATCATTTTCCCTTTTAAGCTTTTCTATACTTTTTATCTTAAGGGTATACCTGATTTGCCCGCTGAACTACTTGGATCGCCGGTGGAACCATCGCCGGCGGTGGAACCGTCGCCGGCCGCTAAAGCTTGTGAGGCTGGAGCTACCATTATAAATTTCACAAATTGA